A window of Lonchura striata isolate bLonStr1 chromosome 2, bLonStr1.mat, whole genome shotgun sequence genomic DNA:
GATGTAATAGCTCTTGCCTGTGGTATGCAGACTTCTTCCATGGAAGATTATTTATAACCAGGATTCATTACATAGAAGAGACATCTAGAGAGGCAGAAAGCTAGAGAAGCTGAAAACTAGAGAAGCTATTAGCTCTCAGGATGATCAGGCTtaagacagaaattaaattaatgagCATTTCCAGATGCTGGGTGATTTGGGTGATTCAGAGAAGGTTTCAGCTATAATTTACAGAATTTCCTATGCTGCTTCTGGATTTTGTTACAGGCAAAGCAATGACcagaaaaaatcaggaatttgTGACAAGTCCCTCTCTGTAGTTTGACAGAGACACAGCACCCTGATATTAACAGGCAcatgtgaaaacaaaacaagaaaaaatgcttAGGAAAATGCAGGTTGTTTAATGATTAATTTGTATTGAAGAGTTCTGTGCTGCTGGTTGCTTTCTGTTATCCAAGGAAGAGTTGTAACCTCTTTGTGGAATCAATactgaaaaaaagtaaaataataataatgcctTTCTCTGTAGGTGAAGAAGAGTGGTCTGGTAGTGGTGAAAAATATGAAGATTATCGGTCTTCATTGCTCTAGTACAGACTTGCATGCTGGCCAGATTGCACTCATTAAACATGGATCAAGACTTAAAAACTGTGatctttatttttccagaaaacCATGTTCAACTTGTTTAAAAATGATTGTAAATGGTAAGCAATGACTGTAGTAGAGTATGAGTAGATGTTACGCTTGTGATTGAAAACAGAAAGCCTGTTTTCTCTTTGGACTGTGCCAGTTGTGAATGCAAATCCCTGATTTGTGTAGCCTGCGTTGATGTTTTCCATAAGGAAAAAATGAATGTGCATTTCCTGGAGCTGATGGTCAATAAACTGGGGTTTGCTGCCAAGACCCTATTTTTCTGTAATGTGCAACCATTATTACTGGTGGTCCTTGTCTCTCAGCTGGGCTACACTGCTGAGGTTCTGACTGTCCTTCTGCTGACAGGGAAAAATAGGTTTTTATGCAGGAATCACAGGCTTTCTTTTCCCTATGAGATTCGAAGACAAATCAGATCATTCACTTCCAGAGAAATGGGATCTGCTGGTACAGCCCTTCtgcaaatattgatttttaatctcagcagcaatgtctgtctGTGCTAACTTCTTTTTGTGTGTTGCTAATTTATCTGTTGGATGTAAGATGCAAAATTAGGCAGTCACAAAGATCTTGGGATTTGAGAACTTGGGTAACTCAAATTTTTATCTGAATCTGATTATTAAGTTGGATAACCCTTGATACTTCTATCTACCAGCATTTTTGTTGTCTAGACAGCCCTTAGGCAGGACATGGGGCCTTAAATAAGAAAAACCAGGATTAAACAATAGTGAATATGAGCTTTATGTTCCATTGGACTTGCATGGTTTCTTCTGCTGCATTATCTTCTCTTCCAGCCGGGGTGAACAGGATTTCTTACTGGCCTGCGGATCCTGAGATCAGCTTGCAGAATGAGGTATCCAATCCAACAAGCACTGAAGATGCAAAGCTGGATGCCAAAGCAGTGGAAAGACTGAAGTCAAACAGTCGTGCTCGTGTGTGTGTGTTGCTTCAACCTTTGGTGTGCTACATGGTGCAGTTTATTGAAGAAACTTCCACCAAGTTTGATTTTATTCAGAAAATAGCAAAATCACAGCCTGACTATAACACTGACTTTTATACTGCATGTAGGCAAGAGAGAATAAAAGAGTATGAAAGTTTATTTCTAATTTCAAATGAGGAAATACACAAGCAAATATTGATGACAATAGGACTGGAGAACCTCTGTGAAAACCCGTACTTCAGCAACCTTAGACAGAATATGAAAGATCTTGTCTTGGTGTTGGCATCAGTGGCTGCCAGTGTCCCTGTCTTTGGATGCTTTGGCTTTTACAGGAGTGGATCCCAACGTACGAATGAAGCAGATGACCAGTGTTTGCCCCAGGACGTGGCAAGGCACTGTATGATACAAGCCAGGCTACTTGCCTATCGGACAGGTGAGTCGTTACTGGAGCACAGGAATGATGGGGTCTCATCAGTAGAGCAAGTTCCTAATATCAGCCTTATTCTTCCACATACTTCCTTAAGCAAGCTGCTCAATGCTGTTCCTACACATGTGAAACAAGTGCAACAGTAATAGTAAAGACTCCACAGGGGCACACAGTACTGTGTGTGAAAGCTTTCCATGAGGAAATCAGTGCAGGTGTTTCACATACAGTGCTGGCAAACACTGCCCTGCCAatgtcctgccctgccctgtccaACACCCAGCTGAAAATAGAACAGAATGACATTTAAATTCTTGAAGTTGCTCTGAGGCTCTTTTTACTGAGGTCTCACAAGATGCTTCTGTTATCAAGTAAATGTCAATATTTCAAGAAGATTATatacacttcagaaaaaaaacagtgaaataatATCCTTCAGTAGGACATTCAGTACCATTATATTAAGTCTCATAGTTATTAGTGAAAGTGCTAATATATCTGATAGGGGTTTTCTTTGCACAGATGCTGGAATTTTATGTCCAGGTTTCTGAGGTAGAAAGATAGTTACTGACAGATAGTTACTGACTGTCTCTTGATAGGGATGACTTCTGTTAGCTGCTTTATTCTCTCTGGGTACCAATGCAGGAAAGTGATAGGTTCTTCCAGAGAACAGAAAGCTTAAAACTTGATGGTAATCCATAGAGATGGTTTTGTACTCTAGATATGATAGTGGCTTTTTAAAAACCATTGTAAACAAACAAATAGTACATATATAAAGCTTAAACCAAAACTAATCCCCCCAACGCACCCATCCAAACCCAACAAGGTCAGGTACCCTCAGCAAATTTCTTCTCCAAAAATTGcagaaatgacattttttaGATGTAATTCAGAAGTTCCATGGAACCAGTTATGAGTTCTTTGTACAGCTTCCATTATGCAGAGCAAGATGAAATGACCAAGTTTGAGTACTCACTCTTGGAACAGCAAAATTCAGGTTTAGCTGTAGTATTCAGCCTGGACTAAGGTCTGGGGTTTGAGCCAACTTTTATTGCactgtaattaaattaaaataaatagcagCTCACACACATATTAAGGTGCTTTACACTATTATATAGGTGGATATAAAGGGAGCAAGAACATGGGATAGGATATTTTCTTTGCTGGTTTAATTAGTCATTATCATCTTCTCTTCATCAGTGTCTAATAAATACGCAGAATATAGATGAAGACAGCTTTGATGAAGGACATCTTTGGCAGGAAAGACCCTCTTTGAGTTATTGCATATGGCAGTGATACTAAGGATGATGGAAATGATTCATGGAAACAGTGTGTTCTGCAATATTAATCAATGGAAGCCTGAAgtgttttttctccttgatATGCTGAAGATTCTCATCAGTAGCTACTGGGGAAGATTTTCAAGTGTCATAAAAACCATCCAAGTCACATAAGGAAAGCTCTGTACCAGTTTTCCTATGGTGGTGATAGACtgcacccccaaaatccaattgTTAATATTTTGTCTCTGAATTTGGTATAAAATAGGTCTAATTTTGATAGGACTTCAGATCACAGAAGCGTAAACTTAAAGAATAGCAGAAATTAAGTCATTAAATTAAGTAGTAAACAAGAAGGTTCCTATCAGTTAGATGTCTCACATCAGTGAACCTGTCCACACATATTCTTGGCACACATTTTAGGTATGTGTTGGTTACTTCATTTCATTTTTGAAGAAATGTACACAGCAAAATTCTAGAATGACTGCCTTGCAGTAAAAGCACACACAGCTTTTACAGTAGATTCATATAATTTCCAAGCTTTTATTCCTCCTGTTGACAAAGCAACAATAAATGTTATTCCTTACTCTAGGATGTCATATGTTAATGTATAGGTAAATCAGAAATGCTTTATTTGTTATTTACTCCTAAAATGTTATGTATTTTAGAGGATCATAAAACGGGAGTTGGAGCTATTATTTGGGCAGAGGAAAAATCAGTAAGTATTGGAAAAGTTACTTTTTCTTGCACTCACAATTCATACACTGGATTTGCACTTGTTATTTTCCTTAAAGTttatttgcttctgtttttcatACCCACACACAGCTTTAATAACTCAGTTAATGGCTGGTTCATTGTTATGCTTTAAGATGAAGAGGAagtataaattattttagtaattaCAGCAGTGTCTCTGCATGGATTTTCAGTGTGCCTGCTTTCCCAGTCATTGTCAGTTATTCCAGGTATCCTGGCTACAAGGTATTGCCACAGCTGCTGATCAGGCAGCGTGTGCCCTGCATGGCACCTCTTTGCAGCTCTTTTTAGGAAAAGTCTCAGTGCAACTATAGCGTGACAGTCTCCTGAGGATATAAATGCTATATGGGCTTTAGCACATTCCTTTTTGGATCAAAGTGGTATTTTTCTATGAATATTGTTACAGTGTTTTTCCCATCCAAACATAAAGTTTTTGTTCTTTGTATCTCTGCTTATGCATGTTACCAATCCCAGGAAGCCTCATTCTTCACACAGCTGCaacataattttaatttgtttttaagcCTTCAGTTATCAGCTGCTTattgctgttttgtttcttttacttATTTCAATCACCAATTGCCTCTTATCAGCCCACTGGTCACTGAGTCTGCTAAAAGTCAGGCAAAACACCATCTCTGTTACATCAGGGATGAACTCCAGCTGTATTTAATGGCGTATGTTGTTAAGGACTAAATCCTTCAGACTTCTTGTCCTTGCTGTCTGTATTACTTGCCaaaaggaaaaccccaaaagccTGGTGCAGGTAACAGAGGTGTTATACTTTACCTGTGCAGCTCCTACAGGACTCAGTGGAAAAGCTTCATACAGATATGGAGCCTTTGGCAAGAGCTGAGCTGTCTGATCATGCAAAACTGTACTTTGACTTAGAACTTGGTTAAAATGCCTCCAAATTTGATGCTCTTTTTACTGttgcagagaggctgtgatGGAACAGGAGCAATGTATTTTATAGGCTGTGGTTACAATGCCTTTCCTGTTGGATCTGAATATGCTGATTTTCCACACATGGATGATAAGCAAAAAGATCGGGAAATCAGAAAGTTCAGATACATTATCCATGCGGAGCAGAATGCCCTGACATTCAGGTAATGGGTTTATTTTTCCACAGAGAAGAATGAGATGGTTTGGAAACAATTCCATGATAAATGCATGTTGTGGTTTAAACCCAGTGGGGAAGGTACACACCAGGCAGCCTCTTTCTCATTCCCTGCCCCAGTGGAATGGGGAGAAGAATCAAAAGTAAAACTTGTAGATTGAGACAAGAACAGTATAATAattgaaacaaattaaaatttattaataattgTAGATAACAATAAAACCCAAGGTAAAAACAAGTAATGCACAATACAATTGCTCATCAGCCACTGATCAATGCCCAACCCCATCCCCAAACTCTCATCAATGTCCCTTCTAGGCTATAACTCCCCCAGTTGATATACTGGGAGTGGCGCTCTCTAGCATGGAATATCCTTTGGTCCAGTTTGGGTCACCATTCCTGCTTCTTGTGCAGCTCCTCACTGCCAGAATATGAATCAAAGCACTTGATTCAGAGTAAGCATTACTTAGCAACAACTAAAACATCAGTCTGTTttcaacattattctcatactAAATCCAAAAGACAGCACTGCACCAACTGCTGAGAATAAATTAACTGTATTCCAGCCCACACTTGGACAATgtgtgatgtcattgtgacaaaCTGTGAATTACAGTCACAGTCTTTTTTATGCCAGTGATGTAGAAGTTGGATATTGGCACAGTCAGCTCCTGGGGTTTCTTGAGATTTCTTAAATGaactttgtttttaaaggatattGTCTCCTTCAGTTATCCTTCAGATACAAGCCACTGGCTCTGCTTCTTACTAGACCATGCTATAACCCAAAATGAGGAATTGTGGCAGTTGATGAAGCTTTCAACAATAATAGGTGTGGAGACATAGGATGGGTGTTGTTCACACATAGTGATACCAAACCAGATTTCATTTTGTACTTGTGCACTTGATTAGGAATAAGTTGCTTCTGAGagtatatataattttttgcttgttttctgaGGCATAAAATTTGTAACAATTGAAAACTACCAAGATACAAACtctgaaattctgttttctgacTGCTTGTAGGTGTCGAGAAATAAAGCCAGATGAGAGAAGCATGATATTTGTAACAAAATGTCCATGTGATGAATGTGTCCCTTTAATTAAAGGAGCTGGTATCAAGCAGATCTATGCAGGAGATGTTGatgctggaaaaaagaaagcagacatATCCTACATGAAGTTTGGTGAACTTGAGGGTGTAAGCAAATTTACAGTAAGTAATGTCTAAATGTACTGTATTCTAAAAACTGGGGGCAGCATTGATGGGAGAGTAGAGTGAGCTCTGTTTTTTCTATCTACATGGAGGATTTGCCTCTAACTAGCTGTTGTTGGAGGTGATCTCTTCACATGGTGAAGTTCTCTCCAAGCCTCCCCTGTCACAGCATAGTGACAGCATGATTTGGGAGGTCGCTGTGTGATTTTGTTTGCCTTTCTAGCAGTTCCCAAAAGAGCTACAGTGGGTATCAAATGTGGCCAAGTGCACCTGCAGTCAGGGCACTCTCCCGGACAAACTGAAGCACTGAAGGTGTAGCAGCCTCATTCCTCCTTCTCAAGGGAGTTAATGTCTGCATGCCTGTAACAGTTACTTGTCCTCAAAGCAAATGTGTTCAAGGGAGCGTTCTTCATTCCCCACCTCACCCCTAGTCATGCCTCTCAGTGAAGGCCTGTAGGGTCCTTTTCCTGTCTTGCTTGGCTCCTTATTCTGTCTTCTGAAATAagtaaacattttcttcttcttttacCAGTGGCAGTTAAGTCCATTGCAGACTAATGCACTTGAATTCCATGACCCTATAGCCAGGGAAagtaagtatttttttattaattcattttatAACTGCAGTCAATAAGTCAGATCACATTTGAAACCAACCTGATTCCCTCTGGGAGTGTTTAGTCTTAATTAGTCTTGACTTCAGTGAGTTAAGTTTTGCTGTGAAAAGTTTTCTGAGGTTTTTGAATAGATGAGCTAACTGTAATAGATGAACTTACTTGGAACAAAATGCTTGGCATTGACACACATTACAAAATCCAGCAATGCTACTATGAAGGTCAGCAACATGCTGTTTGGTACGTAGATCATTTCAGACTGCTTAATCATGTTTTAAATTTGGTTCTAGAAAGACTTTTTAGATTAGAGCTTTTAGAGTGAGCTCCCTATAACAAGGGAGCTGTCATCTTTTCAAAACAGAGTTTGGATAAGTCTTATTTTGAAGCCTTTTTGTGCTACAAAAGAGACCCACCATAGGCATCTGCTGTTAGCTACCAATCCTTAAAATGTTACTCATCCAGAGGGGAAAGCAACATGGAAAATGGcagataaataatttttgtgcTTCAAGCATGAAGATGCAGTGTAAAGATGAATTGAGTACTGTGCTAGGACCATAAAAAAGACTGAAGTTAGTTTCTGTGGCACACAAATAGCCACATACTCCAAGCAAATTCCTAACATGTACTGAGATAGATTAATGGAGAAGTCTTTTTGTTAGCTACTTCCTATGGGctgggggaaggggggagggaAGGGCTCACAGTATTGTTTATGATATTAGTGATCACTGCAAAATGTTAGGGCTTGTTTGTCCCTCTCTCTCTTAATGGTTTTCAGATCCAGCTGGAGAAAGATTAATCTTGGGGTACTTTGACAAATTTAACAAGGCTCATTTCTCTAACAGTTTTCTTTAATGTGATGTGCAGTTTTCAATACTGCACTGGTTTAAGTTCCTCTCTTTCCTTGGTGTATTCCTTTTAGCTATGATTATTGCATGTCCTCTGTAAGGAGAAAAAGACAATCTCCACCCCGTTCCCCACTCCCAGTGTTATTCCAGTGTGTCCTTTCCATGCTGAGTATTAGGTTATGCTTGCTGTTACATTAATGCTCCatgcatgtttttttctttagatgGGGTCCAGAAAACAAAATCGCTGGATGACCAGCAGCACCAAAGCAAGAAACTGTGTCTTGGTCATTACTGAGCAATTAAGCACTTCCTGCAGTCTTGCTTCATACTTTTTATAATACAGCCTGTTTGCACTTTCAAATAAGGAAgagttttatttattgtttggAAAGTGAACTTTAGAATAAGTTTATTTATTATGTCTTAAGTGTTTTACAGCGTTACCTGAAGGTCTTTTTAATTTAGAAGCTCCTGGCGAAAAAATGCTGCTTGTATTTTCTGTGAAAGTAACTGGGTGGCTGATCATTtttaacacattaaaaaaattatactgaAAGTTCACTGGTGGTAGATCAgagtaataataaaatggtgTCTTATTTACTTGGGGTATGGATTGAAGGAATGGATTTATAAGTTCTGGGCTAGAAAATGGCAGAAATAAGCCGtacttcttaaaataaaatcttcaagGGAATCTTCTAGGAAATGGTAGGTAAATAATCACCAGCAATAGTGTCTGTTCTAGAAAGTGGCTTTTGCTTCTCAGTCTGCTTCTCAGTATAATAGACACAAAACCATTGGGATAGCAGTCATTGCTAGCTAAATGGATTGGAAACCAATCTTGTCTCTCAGAAACCCTACCatagcagcagagctgtttcGTTTTGTGGTActtgccctgctgccctgtgtgctTCCTCACATGCAGTCCATCTGAATTAATGAAGACAGAGattaattttgctttctcttaGCTTCTGGAGGCAGGCATAAAAGCATTTGGCTATATGCATCTCACTGGCACCTACATACCTGTGAAGATTGCTGGTGTTGAGGTTTTGCTAATCTTCACTGACAGGCTCCTAGGACTACGAAAACTAATAAATCACCAGTGTCCTGTTGTTTCTTAGATAGGATGATCTGTACCAGTAGCCCAAATTTTTTCAGGCGCCCATCTCTTGGATGACTACATACAAGGGTGACATTGAAACAGCCACTGAAACTGCAGTCTAGTATTGTTGCTAGTTTTGAGTAATTGAAGTAATGCATAACCAGAACAAAGAGTTGTACCCAGAATCTTTTTATTCCCATCTGTTTCCTGCTTTGAATCTGACCTCTAAGTGTTTGTTTTAGCAGATGTCCCAAGACTTCTGTTCACTCCTCTGCTGAGCTCTCCAGTGGAAATACCTTAAATCTTTTTCTGGTCTTGCTGGTAGGGTATATAAACAGCCCTTTCCCAATTCTTTCATGCATCTTGTCTTTGCTGCCCTTCTTAAAGTCTTGGAAGGGGAGTTATGTTTTAAGATATACCTGTaggttatttttgtttcttttaggTTTTGGGGAAACTTAGAACTGGATAGGAGAGCTGTGACTGGATAGTGTAGACCATCCAAATTAGGATAAAAAGTCTGTAGTCCAGCTACTGAAACCTTCTTGTTTCCATAATCCATTGGCAATGCTCATCTACATGAagtaaaagcaagcaaaaaaacaGGGCCAGATTTAAGGCCCCTTCAAGTTTTATAGTGATCCGTTTGCTGGTATCAAACTTAGTAAAATCTGTTTCTTCATAGGAACAACTGAAATTGAAAAGTCCCATAAACATCATAGGTTGCCTGGGTACCCAGAGAAGTAAATTAAGTAAAATATCACACACATGAAATAACTACACTGCAGTGAATGCTGCTGGTAATCTCTACCTCAGGAGGAGTTAAGAGTCTACCTTTacttttaataacttttttaaaaCGGAAGATTTTTTTACAAAACTTCCTGTGAAACTTGGAATCCCTTGTAAGGCTGAAGGCTTGGAAGCCTGGCTTTATTTCTGTCTTATTATATTCTACAGATTCTTCCAGAGGCTCAAACATTTCTGTAGGCTCTGATTGTCATTATAACCCTACCTTAATTTTTACTGGAAGACTTTATCTTGGCCAAGAGGTGCAATGCAAATGGGGTTCCTCTCTCAGCCTATGGACTGTGTAGGTGCTGCTCTGCTTGTCTGTTACCAGAGAGAGTTACAGAATACTGGACATCTCCTTCAGTGCTTATTTTGCAAATCAGCTCTAGGATGTGTATTTCTTACACAAAAACTGCAAAGTATTTACTCAAGAAATGTAGAagttatatattttatacattgTATGAAATTTCCATATGCATTTTGAGACTCATTCATTTCAAAGCAATCATTTTAATTGCAGATATTAACTATCAGTAATAATTTGGCCTTCTGACTGAGAATTACAGAAATTCTCTTTTGTCTGCCTTACAGCAAAACATGCTTCCTACTAATAAATTATTCTGACAATAAGTACtgaa
This region includes:
- the CDADC1 gene encoding cytidine and dCMP deaminase domain-containing protein 1, yielding MHGAEEAAAGPRVKAASTQTDSMAGQMPRLSKVNLFTLLSLWMELFPSAEQQKKSQVKKSGLVVVKNMKIIGLHCSSTDLHAGQIALIKHGSRLKNCDLYFSRKPCSTCLKMIVNAGVNRISYWPADPEISLQNEVSNPTSTEDAKLDAKAVERLKSNSRARVCVLLQPLVCYMVQFIEETSTKFDFIQKIAKSQPDYNTDFYTACRQERIKEYESLFLISNEEIHKQILMTIGLENLCENPYFSNLRQNMKDLVLVLASVAASVPVFGCFGFYRSGSQRTNEADDQCLPQDVARHCMIQARLLAYRTEDHKTGVGAIIWAEEKSRGCDGTGAMYFIGCGYNAFPVGSEYADFPHMDDKQKDREIRKFRYIIHAEQNALTFRCREIKPDERSMIFVTKCPCDECVPLIKGAGIKQIYAGDVDAGKKKADISYMKFGELEGVSKFTWQLSPLQTNALEFHDPIARENGVQKTKSLDDQQHQSKKLCLGHY